From a single Candidatus Binatota bacterium genomic region:
- a CDS encoding PhzF family phenazine biosynthesis protein — MNVPVTTVDAFDDQPRLRGNPAGVCLPDTPLPDKAMQAIAAHMNLPETAFAVPRKDGDHDLRWFTPTCEVDLCGHATLATAAVLLDQAGKAIHSLAFHTRSGRLEARPLGEESIEIILPALTCQPADDDGQLAGALGAIPTTVLVTDTHYVGLFDRPGEIARLEPDMKALAGLDKAQVIVCAPGDGCDIESRFFAPAMGIPEDPATGSSCSVLGPMWLSLHGKDKVVVLQLSERGARLLCHTLVDHVAVSGHYSLRDTIEVEV; from the coding sequence GTGAACGTCCCCGTAACAACGGTAGACGCCTTCGACGATCAGCCGCGGCTGCGAGGCAACCCGGCCGGGGTATGCCTGCCCGATACTCCCTTGCCCGATAAGGCGATGCAGGCCATCGCCGCTCATATGAACCTGCCTGAAACCGCCTTCGCAGTCCCCCGCAAAGACGGCGACCACGACCTACGGTGGTTTACCCCCACCTGCGAGGTCGACCTGTGCGGACACGCGACACTGGCCACCGCCGCGGTGCTATTGGACCAAGCGGGCAAGGCGATCCACAGCCTGGCTTTTCACACCCGAAGCGGTCGCCTGGAGGCTCGACCGCTTGGCGAAGAATCGATTGAAATAATTCTGCCGGCGCTTACATGCCAACCTGCAGACGATGACGGACAACTGGCCGGCGCACTGGGAGCCATCCCGACCACGGTGCTGGTTACGGATACCCACTACGTGGGCCTGTTTGACAGGCCCGGCGAGATAGCACGGCTTGAGCCCGACATGAAAGCGCTGGCCGGACTGGACAAGGCCCAAGTAATAGTCTGCGCTCCCGGCGACGGCTGCGATATCGAATCCCGATTCTTCGCACCCGCCATGGGTATACCCGAGGACCCTGCCACCGGCTCGTCCTGCTCGGTGCTGGGCCCGATGTGGCTCAGCCTGCACGGCAAAGACAAGGTGGTCGTACTCCAGTTATCCGAACGGGGAGCACGTCTACTCTGCCACACGCTCGTGGACCACGTGGCGGTCAGCGGGCATTACAGCCTTCGCGACACCATTGAAGTCGAAGTCTGA
- a CDS encoding DUF2269 family protein, protein MHPVLLLKTVHLLAASVFFGVSLANGLLKTAADRNGDWQRRCWAMQQVLLNNRLFMLPAALLLPATGLVQALIGEHSFSSGWLPPALLLYAVLAAILAWSFRAESALARLAHSAAADDAQAQAEYISLSRRWSVAGLIATVTMIAVFLLMVTRGSL, encoded by the coding sequence GTGCACCCGGTACTGCTGCTCAAGACGGTTCACCTCCTGGCCGCGTCGGTATTTTTCGGCGTCAGCCTGGCAAACGGCCTGCTTAAAACAGCAGCCGATCGCAACGGTGACTGGCAGCGGCGCTGCTGGGCCATGCAGCAGGTGCTGCTCAACAATCGTCTGTTTATGCTGCCTGCCGCGCTGCTGCTGCCCGCCACCGGACTGGTGCAGGCCCTGATCGGCGAGCACTCGTTCAGCAGCGGCTGGCTGCCGCCCGCCCTGCTGCTCTACGCCGTCCTGGCTGCCATACTGGCCTGGTCTTTTCGCGCAGAATCAGCGCTCGCACGCCTGGCGCACTCGGCCGCGGCCGATGACGCCCAGGCCCAGGCGGAGTACATCAGCCTGAGCCGGCGCTGGAGCGTCGCCGGTCTTATCGCGACCGTGACGATGATCGCCGTGTTCCTGCTCATGGTAACAAGGGGCAGCCTGTAG
- a CDS encoding choice-of-anchor B family protein, with product MSFAARPLAFLAMATLALSSVAVAPSPAQLIARDTDRHPEDSLRLPCLLQPNAKTIDMTRRRSYRACSAGGSLDTPEQTARHFLEQYSPALKMGAEGVAGLRTVQIKRGLASAHTRFEQTVNRRPVFNAWLSVHQGPSGDVQALHTNYSVAPISKPRRPKVRRAAARRAALAAAGVTAERMRHDHRLVWFAAADGTLRVAHELWIWAAEPLGDFLTVVDGVTGKILFQENRIAFDTGSGLVFLPNPVQTSGNTGLTDNSDLTSATLDAQRSAVTLLGLDAGTGRIKGEYVDLTLTGGLVVTVADEPSRVYNYDRDDDRFEEVTIYHSIDSLQRWFHSLGFDDDTPPANGIRDFPTLANAHWFADDQSYYSTGDDAVHFGDGGIDDGEDADIIAHEYGHAVQHDQNACWGGGDMGAMGEGFGDYLAASFYLPNGDATYQASHAACVGDWDATSFGSGNPACLRRVDGNKTYPGDLVGSAHADGEIWSRAVWDIRLALGATKADTLVLEHHFSVPCNATMTDAALALLQANVNLYSGLDDATIRTAFCDRGILSGVACTPPSTLSVGIVPSDDPAFAGSALNYTVTATNTGGSSLTGVALSATVPSGSSYIAGSASDGGSESGGTVSWSTFSLAAGAQAQRSYQVLVGPGSGTQVAFSDDMESGSGAWVAGHNLGSADWSLSGSNPFGGKGSSKSVPTTTVGATACIDGKADVFSCNSVDLEQFFPMSAIGGGDGNDSWGWTDSTTGSEYAIAGRSTGTSFLDVTDPAAPIYLGDLPTATGESAWRDMKVYADHVYIVSDNNGAHGMQVFDLTGLRSVASPPVTFSETAHYPNFGNAHNIAINEDTGFAYVVGSSTCSAGLHMVDLSSPASPVQAGCYSGDGYTHDVQCVVYAGPDSAYSGQEICFAFNEDTLTIVNVEDKSSPVQISRTGYSGVSYTHQGWVTEDHAYVLLNDELDEAYGGHNTRTYIVDVSDLDAPVFGASYTSHLPSIDHNLYIKNGYAYESNYTTGLRIIDLSDIANGNLCEVASFDIYPASDAAAFAGAWNVYPFFASGTIVISSIEGLTLVTPDLSSPTCFDPGGGSGQSWFAPDPGIESDLWVRTASPIAVAGTPTLTFWHDYNTEPGYDGGVVEISSDGGSSWSDLGSAMTANGYNSSLNTCCSNPLGGRQAFSGSSGEYLQTTIDLSAWTGEQVLLRWRMGSDSSVPGTGWYLDNVEIGTEVSLSASAQGSSNEGQSGSQAVVTQVTSSCGNGVTDPGEDCDDSGESATCDADCTAATCGDQAVNSTAGEQCDDGNLDDTDACLSTCLDATCGDSAVQAGVEECDDGPANSDSTPDACRTDCSSASCGDSVQDSGEQCDDGNSSNTDACTANCLEAFCGDGYTEQGVESCDDGNNTPGDGCSDECAAEVAPDKAQQACIVLVNKAASKVAKARGKIAKGCMKTAAKGDTAGAQACITTDPKGKVAKARQKLSDTVLGKCQSPPSFGFTDAATAGDGAEDGELSLVAGLLGNDLSSAALTTAENRDGARCQATVQFSASKLSFSVHKLFQACKKSGLKAGSFTGSEQLAGCFDVLATDSSGKLARARNKTSSKMRKNCTSVDVSQTLPGSCSASPDGTAAADCAVEVTLCKTCLELNVIDDMAYDCDQFDNGLADGSCN from the coding sequence ATGTCTTTTGCCGCCCGTCCCCTGGCCTTTCTGGCCATGGCTACACTGGCCCTCAGCTCGGTCGCGGTAGCCCCGTCACCTGCCCAGCTGATCGCGCGCGACACCGACCGTCACCCCGAAGATTCGCTACGGCTTCCCTGCCTGCTGCAACCCAACGCCAAGACCATCGACATGACCCGGCGCCGCAGCTACCGGGCCTGCTCTGCCGGTGGATCCCTTGATACCCCCGAACAGACCGCTCGCCACTTCCTCGAGCAATACTCGCCAGCGCTGAAGATGGGCGCAGAGGGCGTGGCCGGCCTCAGAACCGTGCAGATCAAGCGCGGACTGGCGAGCGCCCATACCCGTTTTGAACAGACCGTAAATCGAAGGCCGGTGTTCAACGCGTGGCTGTCGGTGCACCAGGGACCTTCAGGGGACGTGCAGGCCCTGCACACAAACTACAGCGTCGCGCCGATAAGCAAGCCCAGGCGACCAAAGGTTCGTCGCGCCGCCGCCCGGCGCGCGGCGCTTGCCGCGGCAGGCGTGACCGCCGAGCGCATGCGTCACGACCACCGGCTGGTGTGGTTCGCAGCCGCCGACGGCACTCTCAGGGTGGCACACGAGCTGTGGATATGGGCAGCCGAACCGCTGGGAGATTTTCTCACCGTTGTCGACGGGGTCACCGGCAAGATACTGTTCCAGGAAAACCGCATTGCCTTTGACACCGGCAGTGGCCTGGTCTTCCTGCCTAACCCGGTGCAAACGTCGGGCAACACCGGTCTCACTGATAACTCGGACCTGACCAGCGCAACTCTTGACGCCCAGCGAAGCGCGGTTACGCTGCTGGGGCTGGACGCGGGAACCGGCCGTATCAAGGGAGAATACGTAGATCTCACGCTGACTGGAGGTCTCGTTGTGACCGTGGCCGACGAGCCCAGCCGTGTCTATAACTACGATCGCGACGACGATCGTTTCGAAGAAGTAACCATCTACCACTCCATCGACTCACTGCAGCGCTGGTTTCACTCGCTCGGCTTTGACGACGACACGCCACCGGCCAACGGCATTCGTGACTTTCCAACGCTGGCCAACGCGCACTGGTTTGCTGATGACCAGTCCTACTACTCCACTGGCGACGACGCCGTGCACTTCGGTGACGGCGGTATCGACGACGGAGAGGACGCCGACATCATTGCCCACGAGTATGGGCACGCGGTCCAGCACGACCAGAATGCCTGCTGGGGTGGCGGGGATATGGGAGCCATGGGCGAGGGCTTCGGCGACTACCTGGCCGCCAGTTTCTACTTGCCCAATGGCGACGCCACCTACCAGGCTTCCCACGCGGCCTGCGTGGGCGACTGGGACGCCACCTCCTTTGGCTCGGGAAACCCGGCCTGCCTCAGGCGCGTTGACGGCAACAAGACCTATCCCGGAGACCTGGTGGGCTCAGCACACGCAGACGGAGAAATCTGGTCGCGCGCCGTGTGGGACATAAGGCTGGCACTTGGCGCGACCAAGGCCGACACGCTGGTGCTGGAGCACCACTTCTCGGTACCGTGTAACGCAACGATGACAGACGCGGCACTGGCCCTGCTGCAGGCAAACGTCAACCTCTACTCCGGGTTGGACGACGCGACTATCCGAACGGCGTTCTGTGACCGCGGGATATTGAGCGGTGTTGCATGTACCCCGCCGTCAACCCTGTCTGTCGGCATAGTACCCTCCGATGACCCCGCGTTTGCCGGCTCGGCTCTTAACTACACGGTGACTGCTACCAATACCGGGGGATCGAGTCTTACAGGCGTCGCTCTTTCTGCCACGGTGCCTTCGGGCTCCAGCTATATCGCCGGCTCGGCCAGTGACGGCGGCTCGGAATCGGGCGGCACTGTGAGCTGGTCGACGTTCTCGCTGGCGGCCGGGGCGCAGGCCCAGCGCAGTTACCAGGTGCTGGTAGGCCCCGGTTCGGGTACCCAGGTAGCGTTTTCCGACGACATGGAATCGGGCAGTGGAGCGTGGGTGGCTGGCCATAACCTTGGAAGTGCTGACTGGAGCCTGAGCGGAAGCAATCCTTTCGGCGGAAAGGGGTCGAGTAAGTCGGTGCCTACCACCACGGTGGGTGCCACGGCCTGCATCGACGGCAAGGCCGACGTATTCTCCTGCAACTCGGTAGATCTTGAGCAGTTCTTCCCCATGTCGGCCATAGGCGGGGGAGACGGTAACGACAGCTGGGGCTGGACCGACAGCACCACCGGGAGCGAGTACGCCATAGCCGGACGCTCCACTGGCACCTCGTTCCTTGACGTCACCGACCCGGCCGCTCCTATCTACCTCGGCGACCTGCCAACGGCCACCGGCGAAAGCGCCTGGCGCGACATGAAGGTATACGCCGACCACGTCTACATCGTCTCCGATAATAACGGCGCACACGGCATGCAGGTGTTCGATCTCACCGGCTTGCGTTCGGTGGCATCGCCACCCGTCACTTTCAGCGAGACCGCCCACTACCCCAACTTCGGCAACGCCCACAACATAGCGATCAACGAGGACACGGGCTTTGCATACGTGGTGGGCAGCAGCACCTGCTCGGCCGGGCTGCACATGGTCGACCTGTCGTCGCCCGCCTCGCCCGTGCAGGCCGGCTGCTACTCGGGCGACGGCTACACCCACGACGTGCAGTGCGTGGTCTACGCGGGACCGGATTCGGCCTACAGCGGCCAGGAAATCTGCTTCGCCTTCAACGAGGACACGCTCACCATCGTTAACGTGGAGGACAAGAGCAGCCCGGTGCAGATCTCGCGGACGGGCTACAGCGGCGTATCATACACCCATCAGGGATGGGTCACCGAGGACCACGCTTACGTGCTTCTCAACGATGAGCTCGACGAAGCATATGGCGGACACAACACGCGCACCTACATCGTGGACGTAAGCGACCTGGACGCACCTGTTTTCGGCGCGAGTTACACATCGCACCTGCCCAGCATCGACCACAACCTGTACATCAAGAACGGCTACGCCTACGAATCGAACTACACCACCGGCCTGCGAATCATCGACCTTTCCGACATTGCCAACGGAAACCTGTGCGAGGTCGCGTCCTTCGACATCTACCCGGCCAGCGATGCAGCGGCGTTCGCGGGGGCGTGGAATGTTTACCCGTTTTTCGCCAGCGGAACGATAGTGATCAGCAGCATCGAGGGTCTCACCCTTGTCACACCCGACCTGTCTTCTCCCACCTGCTTCGATCCCGGTGGCGGCTCGGGCCAGTCGTGGTTTGCGCCTGACCCGGGCATCGAAAGTGACCTGTGGGTCCGCACGGCCTCGCCCATCGCCGTGGCCGGCACCCCGACGCTCACCTTCTGGCACGACTACAACACCGAGCCCGGTTACGACGGCGGTGTCGTCGAGATAAGCAGCGACGGCGGTAGCAGCTGGAGCGATCTCGGGTCGGCGATGACGGCCAACGGCTACAATTCCAGCCTTAACACCTGTTGCAGCAATCCGCTGGGCGGACGGCAGGCCTTCTCAGGAAGCAGCGGCGAGTACCTGCAGACCACCATAGACCTATCGGCCTGGACGGGTGAGCAAGTGCTGCTGCGCTGGCGCATGGGCAGTGACAGCAGCGTGCCCGGTACCGGCTGGTACCTGGATAACGTCGAGATAGGGACCGAGGTTTCACTCAGCGCAAGCGCCCAGGGAAGTTCAAACGAGGGTCAAAGCGGCAGCCAGGCCGTGGTTACCCAGGTTACGTCTTCCTGCGGTAACGGCGTAACCGACCCGGGCGAGGACTGCGACGATTCTGGAGAATCAGCAACCTGCGATGCCGATTGCACGGCGGCGACCTGTGGCGACCAGGCGGTCAACTCCACTGCCGGCGAACAGTGCGACGACGGCAACCTGGACGATACCGATGCCTGCCTGTCCACCTGCCTGGACGCGACCTGCGGTGACAGCGCGGTGCAGGCTGGGGTCGAGGAGTGCGACGACGGCCCCGCCAACTCGGACAGTACTCCCGACGCGTGCCGGACCGACTGCAGCAGCGCTTCGTGCGGCGACAGCGTGCAGGACAGTGGCGAGCAGTGCGACGACGGCAACTCCAGTAACACCGACGCCTGTACTGCTAACTGCCTGGAGGCTTTCTGCGGCGACGGCTACACCGAGCAGGGAGTGGAAAGCTGCGATGACGGCAACAACACCCCCGGTGACGGTTGTTCGGACGAATGTGCCGCCGAGGTGGCTCCAGACAAGGCCCAGCAGGCCTGCATCGTATTGGTCAACAAGGCTGCGTCCAAGGTCGCCAAGGCCCGTGGCAAGATCGCGAAGGGCTGTATGAAAACAGCCGCCAAGGGCGACACCGCGGGCGCCCAGGCCTGCATCACGACCGATCCCAAGGGCAAGGTTGCCAAGGCCCGCCAGAAGCTGAGTGACACCGTGCTCGGCAAGTGCCAGTCGCCTCCCTCGTTTGGTTTCACCGACGCCGCGACCGCCGGCGACGGCGCGGAGGACGGAGAACTGTCGTTGGTCGCCGGGTTACTCGGCAATGACCTGTCGTCGGCAGCGCTTACCACGGCCGAGAACCGAGACGGCGCTCGCTGCCAGGCCACCGTGCAATTCTCGGCAAGCAAGCTGTCGTTCTCAGTTCACAAGCTGTTCCAGGCCTGCAAGAAGTCGGGACTTAAGGCCGGAAGTTTCACGGGTAGCGAACAACTGGCCGGCTGTTTTGATGTCCTGGCGACGGACTCCTCGGGTAAACTGGCCAGGGCCCGAAACAAGACATCCAGTAAAATGAGAAAGAATTGCACTTCGGTTGACGTGTCGCAGACGCTGCCCGGAAGTTGCTCGGCCAGCCCGGACGGGACAGCGGCTGCAGACTGCGCGGTCGAAGTAACGTTGTGCAAAACCTGCCTGGAGCTCAACGTCATTGACGACATGGCCTACGACTGCGACCAGTTTGACAACGGCCTCGCCGACGGCAGCTGCAACTGA
- a CDS encoding SDR family NAD(P)-dependent oxidoreductase — protein MAKTAFITGASSGIGRALALELAGRGWDLGLAARRVPALEELKAEILARTGGSDRRVETRSLDVTDTGAVRVVMQDLDGALGGLDMVVANAGIALNHKIGSPGFERDEQTIHTNLLGAMATVDAAAEIFNKTGGGHIVALSSVAAYRGMPGLGAYSASKAALLKYCEAARVELRGRGTRVTTLLPGYIDTPLNQDVKSRPFLVTAEVGARRIADLIERGVSTSTVPVMPWSVFGLLMRAVPNFLWDRMLGGPMVGVETADGDNEDA, from the coding sequence ATGGCGAAAACAGCTTTCATCACCGGGGCGAGCTCCGGGATAGGACGCGCGCTGGCCCTTGAGCTGGCTGGGCGTGGTTGGGACCTCGGCTTGGCCGCGCGCAGGGTACCGGCGCTCGAAGAGCTCAAGGCCGAGATTCTCGCGCGGACAGGAGGCAGCGACCGGCGTGTTGAAACCCGCTCACTCGATGTCACCGACACCGGCGCGGTACGCGTTGTAATGCAGGATCTGGACGGAGCACTGGGTGGGCTGGACATGGTGGTGGCCAATGCGGGCATAGCCCTCAACCACAAGATCGGCAGCCCCGGCTTCGAGCGCGATGAGCAGACGATACACACCAACCTGCTCGGCGCCATGGCGACCGTGGACGCGGCGGCCGAGATATTCAACAAGACCGGGGGTGGACACATCGTCGCCCTGTCGTCGGTCGCGGCCTACAGGGGCATGCCGGGGCTGGGGGCTTACTCGGCCAGCAAGGCCGCGCTGCTCAAGTACTGCGAGGCGGCCAGGGTCGAGCTGCGAGGCCGCGGCACGAGGGTCACGACCCTGCTGCCGGGTTATATAGACACGCCGCTTAACCAGGACGTGAAGTCGAGGCCTTTTCTCGTCACGGCAGAAGTCGGTGCCAGGCGTATAGCCGACCTCATCGAGCGTGGCGTCAGTACCTCGACGGTGCCGGTCATGCCCTGGAGCGTGTTCGGTTTGCTCATGCGCGCGGTGCCCAATTTTCTTTGGGACCGCATGCTCGGTGGCCCCATGGTGGGCGTGGAAACCGCGGACGGCGACAACGAGGATGCCTGA
- a CDS encoding HupE/UreJ family protein, giving the protein MKAICLSLLSFLFGSNAFAHSMSEADKATALEAGNWEYLELGASHMITGYDHLLFLFGVIFFLTRFKDIVKFVTAFTIGHSITLVFATIYHIQANYFLVDAVIALTVMYKGFDNLDGFKKYLGVKAPNLAWMVFAFGLVHGFGLSTRLQMLPLAEEGLVLRILSFNLGVELGQVAALSVMLFALSGWRKMASFKKFSNAANSGLVFAGFLLLLMQLHGYQHTSHPHEFSINKDDLAHVHKDTVAPIAPDPPAHEGHEKKINPSPKGHSHGHGTPHSH; this is encoded by the coding sequence ATGAAAGCAATTTGTCTCAGCTTGTTGAGCTTTTTATTCGGCAGTAATGCCTTTGCCCACAGTATGTCAGAGGCAGACAAAGCCACGGCCCTGGAAGCCGGTAATTGGGAATACCTCGAGCTCGGCGCAAGCCACATGATAACCGGCTATGACCACCTGTTGTTTCTATTCGGTGTCATTTTTTTCCTTACGCGTTTCAAGGATATCGTTAAGTTCGTAACGGCCTTTACTATTGGTCACTCCATCACGCTGGTTTTTGCCACTATCTATCATATCCAGGCGAACTACTTTCTCGTCGACGCAGTGATTGCCCTCACGGTCATGTACAAAGGCTTCGACAACCTGGATGGTTTTAAGAAATACCTGGGTGTTAAAGCACCTAACCTGGCGTGGATGGTCTTTGCCTTTGGCCTGGTTCATGGTTTTGGCCTATCAACCCGTCTGCAAATGCTGCCGCTGGCCGAAGAAGGGTTGGTGCTTCGTATTCTTTCATTCAACCTTGGTGTTGAACTTGGCCAGGTTGCTGCCCTCAGCGTTATGCTGTTCGCACTATCTGGTTGGCGCAAAATGGCATCCTTTAAAAAGTTCAGCAATGCTGCCAACAGCGGGCTCGTTTTTGCTGGTTTTCTACTCCTCTTAATGCAGCTGCATGGCTACCAGCACACCAGCCACCCGCACGAATTTTCAATCAACAAGGATGACCTCGCCCACGTGCATAAGGACACGGTTGCACCGATAGCACCTGATCCGCCCGCTCATGAGGGGCATGAAAAGAAAATCAATCCATCGCCAAAGGGACACAGTCACGGCCATGGCACACCTCATTCACACTGA
- a CDS encoding DUF1329 domain-containing protein: MNHPPPHAAPVTAVFTVVLPVLLALLLTATGAQAGILQPGETIKESNVHEVADYITPGVRWCVEQGMTMDIVAYKYIPPPAIYSEATEKYSSQVQLKDDNLVHNWVAGKPFPDVDPNDPRAAMKVMYNFERSIYFSESLDLNYMDADTGSLYTDSKGKNHYNVERHFVPEWLRVMRFEGRLVHEPKPLLLPNKDSVFYKAGLYPLIEPFDLRGVGGVSFRYQDQSRHDDTWLYIPFARRVRRMSTAQRSDAMFGQDIDVDSFGGYAGQIPWFEWRLLGVKPMYLSLHGERLPPEPCEGDGGMTFCEKWEMRPEVYIIEGISKSPTYAFSKRVIFLDKETNVVSVSDLYDQGEELWKTVMLSFRSSKRPNPQVDFEYDETRMFAYAYSVIDTQLMHGTRVAIPGLAFQDEAAWYLDLGPDVDTAAAEDWFSIPGLLSASR, translated from the coding sequence ATGAATCACCCTCCACCCCATGCCGCCCCCGTCACGGCGGTTTTTACGGTTGTGCTTCCCGTACTGCTGGCCCTGCTTCTGACCGCTACCGGCGCCCAGGCCGGTATCCTCCAGCCGGGAGAAACCATCAAGGAAAGCAACGTGCACGAGGTGGCCGACTACATCACGCCGGGCGTACGCTGGTGCGTAGAACAAGGCATGACCATGGACATCGTGGCCTACAAGTACATTCCGCCGCCGGCCATCTACTCCGAGGCCACCGAGAAATACTCCAGCCAGGTCCAACTGAAGGACGATAACCTCGTTCACAACTGGGTCGCGGGTAAGCCTTTTCCGGACGTTGATCCCAACGACCCACGCGCCGCCATGAAGGTGATGTACAACTTCGAGCGCAGCATCTACTTCTCGGAATCGCTGGATCTTAACTACATGGATGCCGACACCGGCTCCCTCTACACCGACTCGAAGGGAAAGAACCACTACAACGTGGAGCGGCACTTCGTGCCCGAGTGGCTGCGGGTGATGCGCTTCGAGGGCAGGCTGGTACACGAACCCAAGCCCCTGCTGCTGCCCAACAAGGACAGCGTGTTCTACAAGGCCGGCCTTTACCCGCTCATAGAACCCTTTGACCTCAGGGGCGTCGGTGGAGTGAGTTTCAGGTACCAGGACCAGAGCCGCCACGACGACACGTGGCTCTATATCCCGTTCGCGCGGCGGGTGCGCCGCATGTCTACCGCCCAGCGCAGTGATGCCATGTTCGGCCAGGACATCGACGTGGACAGCTTCGGCGGCTACGCCGGCCAGATTCCCTGGTTCGAGTGGAGACTGCTGGGCGTCAAGCCCATGTACCTGTCGCTACACGGCGAGCGCCTACCCCCCGAACCCTGCGAGGGCGACGGCGGCATGACCTTCTGCGAAAAGTGGGAGATGCGCCCCGAGGTCTACATCATCGAGGGGATATCAAAGTCGCCGACCTACGCGTTCAGCAAGCGAGTTATCTTCCTGGACAAGGAAACCAACGTGGTCAGCGTGTCGGATCTCTACGACCAGGGCGAAGAGTTGTGGAAAACGGTCATGCTCAGTTTTCGCTCTTCGAAGCGCCCCAACCCACAGGTTGATTTCGAGTACGACGAGACACGAATGTTTGCCTACGCTTACTCGGTCATAGACACCCAGCTCATGCACGGCACGAGGGTCGCAATACCCGGGCTGGCCTTTCAGGACGAGGCGGCCTGGTACCTCGACCTCGGCCCCGACGTAGACACGGCCGCCGCCGAAGACTGGTTTTCCATTCCCGGACTGCTCTCGGCCAGCCGCTGA